One Chordicoccus furentiruminis DNA window includes the following coding sequences:
- a CDS encoding LysR family transcriptional regulator produces the protein MDHRYEIFAAAVRLKSFTRAAKELGYTQSAVSQAVRSLEAELGTVLITRSHDGITLTRDGEIFFPYFESILAGERALHARMKEMHGLTDSRIRIGTFSSISQNLLPPLISSFLGSYPETRFDLLQGEYTSIAAGVKSGELDFGFVSPEFVSGLQTETVYTDTMMAVLPLSSPLAGLSSVSLSQLAPLPCILLDEGRYSVALKAFEAHRLKPDIRFKVTDDYTILAMIRRRMGYSLMYRLTLAGAARDVAVIPIREPFHRTIAMGWRDFETLPYAARKFIAHIRANAKQVLRELSVSECISR, from the coding sequence ATGGATCATCGATATGAAATTTTTGCCGCGGCTGTCCGGTTGAAATCCTTCACTCGCGCCGCGAAAGAGCTTGGCTACACTCAGTCCGCCGTGAGTCAGGCCGTCCGCTCCCTCGAAGCGGAGCTCGGAACGGTGCTCATCACAAGATCTCACGACGGCATCACGCTGACCCGGGACGGCGAAATCTTCTTTCCCTATTTCGAATCGATTCTTGCGGGAGAACGGGCGCTGCATGCCCGGATGAAGGAAATGCACGGGCTGACCGACAGCCGCATCCGGATCGGCACCTTTTCGAGTATCAGCCAGAATCTTCTGCCTCCTCTGATCTCCTCTTTTCTCGGCTCTTATCCTGAGACGCGCTTTGATCTTCTGCAGGGGGAATACACTTCGATCGCCGCAGGCGTCAAAAGCGGAGAGCTGGATTTCGGTTTCGTCAGCCCGGAATTTGTCTCCGGCCTGCAGACAGAGACGGTCTACACAGACACGATGATGGCCGTTCTGCCGCTTTCCTCGCCGCTGGCCGGCCTTTCCTCCGTCTCGCTGTCGCAGCTCGCCCCTCTCCCCTGTATTCTGCTCGACGAGGGCCGCTACAGTGTCGCACTGAAGGCGTTCGAGGCGCACCGTCTGAAACCGGACATCCGTTTCAAGGTGACCGATGACTACACCATTCTCGCCATGATCCGGCGGCGGATGGGCTACTCGCTGATGTACCGGCTGACGCTGGCCGGGGCGGCCAGAGATGTGGCCGTCATCCCGATCCGCGAACCCTTCCATCGCACCATCGCGATGGGCTGGCGTGACTTCGAGACGCTGCCGTACGCCGCGAGGAAATTCATCGCGCACATCCGCGCGAACGCAAAGCAGGTTCTCAGGGAGCTGTCGGTCTCGGAATGCATTTCCCGATGA